In the Arthrobacter zhaoxinii genome, one interval contains:
- a CDS encoding helix-turn-helix transcriptional regulator, with amino-acid sequence MLSQVSLDVYRFAVSRPGWTAEEASEALGYTSRAIDTAITELTARCLLLKQAADCPSYTAVSPDVALAELVDPDERTLLELRGRINARRREMASLTPAYVEARKRLAADSSVEVVEDQEKVQRVLIEYGRSATDRVLIARPGQGANADIHEESVEKDLDLLRSGVQRQTLYHASTRDHVPTRKAVEIITEAGGQFRTLPYMPLRTLIFDDKVAVVARDLHPGDVAGLVVRDPNLIRIFGLLFEFAWGLAEPFLTDNPGREDLTSTQRAVFTALASGYSDEAIARRVGISVRTCRRHIAWMLEELGAESRFQAGIKAHKAGWI; translated from the coding sequence GTGCTGTCTCAGGTTTCGCTCGACGTCTACCGCTTTGCCGTAAGCCGCCCGGGATGGACGGCCGAGGAGGCTTCCGAAGCCCTGGGGTACACCAGCCGGGCGATCGACACTGCCATCACCGAGCTGACGGCACGCTGCCTCCTGCTGAAGCAGGCCGCCGACTGCCCCAGCTACACGGCCGTGTCCCCCGACGTGGCCCTCGCCGAACTGGTTGATCCGGACGAACGGACCCTGTTGGAACTGCGCGGCAGGATCAATGCCCGCCGCAGGGAGATGGCCTCGCTGACGCCCGCCTACGTTGAGGCACGCAAGCGCCTTGCCGCCGATTCATCGGTCGAGGTGGTTGAGGATCAGGAGAAAGTCCAGCGGGTTCTGATTGAGTACGGCCGCAGCGCCACCGACCGAGTCCTGATTGCCCGTCCCGGGCAGGGCGCCAATGCCGACATTCATGAAGAAAGCGTGGAGAAGGACCTGGACCTGCTGCGCAGCGGAGTACAGCGGCAGACGCTCTACCACGCCAGCACCCGGGACCATGTGCCTACCCGCAAGGCGGTGGAAATCATTACCGAAGCCGGTGGGCAGTTCCGCACCCTTCCCTACATGCCCCTGCGGACGCTCATTTTCGATGACAAAGTGGCAGTGGTGGCCCGCGACCTGCATCCCGGCGATGTTGCCGGGCTGGTGGTGCGGGATCCCAATCTGATCCGGATTTTCGGCCTGCTCTTCGAGTTCGCGTGGGGACTGGCGGAACCGTTCCTGACGGACAATCCGGGCCGGGAGGACCTCACCAGCACGCAGCGGGCGGTATTCACGGCGCTGGCGTCCGGGTATTCGGATGAGGCCATTGCCCGCCGGGTGGGGATCAGCGTGCGCACCTGCCGCCGCCACATCGCCTGGATGCTGGAAGAGCTGGGTGCGGAGAGCCGCTTCCAGGCCGGGATCAAGGCGCACAAGGCCGGCTGGATCTAG
- a CDS encoding alpha-ketoacid dehydrogenase subunit beta has product MSTTMTMAKAINAGLRAALESHPNSLLMGEDIGSLGGVYRVTEGLKADFGADRVMDTPLAESGIIGTAIGLALRGYLPVCEIQFDGFVFPGFNQITTQLAKMHSRSEGALSAPVVIRIPYGGGIGSIEHHSESPEALFAHTAGLRIITPSNPQDAYWMIQQAVACKDPVIVFEPKRRYWLKGDVDTAAPTSDPFSAHIVREGTDATIVAYGPLVPVALAAAAAAEEDGRSVEVVDLRSISPIDFDTVTESVRKTGRLIVTHEAPTFGGIGGEIAARVAERAFLSLEAPVLRVGGFHMPYPVAKVEEHYLPDIDRLLEALDRSFAY; this is encoded by the coding sequence ATGAGCACCACCATGACCATGGCCAAGGCCATCAACGCCGGTCTGCGCGCAGCCCTCGAATCGCACCCCAACTCGCTGCTGATGGGCGAGGACATCGGTTCCCTCGGCGGCGTCTACCGCGTCACCGAAGGCCTGAAAGCGGACTTCGGTGCAGACCGCGTTATGGACACCCCGCTGGCCGAATCCGGAATTATCGGCACGGCCATCGGCCTGGCCCTGCGCGGCTACCTGCCCGTCTGCGAAATCCAGTTCGACGGGTTCGTCTTCCCGGGCTTCAACCAGATCACCACCCAGCTGGCGAAAATGCACTCCCGCAGCGAAGGTGCGCTCAGCGCACCCGTGGTCATCCGCATCCCCTACGGCGGCGGCATCGGCTCCATTGAGCACCACTCGGAATCACCCGAAGCACTCTTCGCCCATACCGCAGGGCTGCGCATCATCACGCCGTCGAACCCGCAGGACGCGTACTGGATGATCCAGCAGGCCGTGGCCTGCAAGGACCCGGTTATCGTCTTTGAACCCAAGCGCCGCTACTGGCTCAAGGGCGACGTCGACACCGCCGCACCCACGTCGGACCCGTTCTCGGCGCACATTGTCCGCGAAGGAACCGACGCCACCATCGTGGCGTACGGGCCGCTGGTCCCCGTCGCTCTGGCGGCCGCCGCCGCAGCGGAGGAAGACGGACGGTCCGTCGAGGTGGTGGATCTGCGGTCCATTTCCCCCATCGACTTCGACACGGTGACCGAGTCCGTGCGCAAAACCGGACGGCTGATCGTCACCCACGAGGCACCGACCTTCGGTGGAATCGGCGGCGAAATTGCCGCCCGGGTGGCCGAACGCGCCTTCCTGTCCCTTGAAGCCCCGGTACTGCGCGTCGGCGGATTCCACATGCCGTATCCGGTGGCGAAGGTCGAAGAGCACTACCTGCCGGACATCGACCGCCTCCTTGAGGCGCTGGACCGGTCCTTCGCGTACTAA
- the pdhA gene encoding pyruvate dehydrogenase (acetyl-transferring) E1 component subunit alpha, with protein sequence MDVGHLPASEFDSAGLEQSLMGAPEENPVPDMVQLLTIDGELLQDDTYSSYVQDLTPDELRGFYRDMFLVRRFDEEATALQRQGELVMWVPLTGQEGAQIGSGRALMPQDYVFPTYREHGVAYTRGLELAHLLRRFRGISHGGWDPREANFHLYTLVLAAQVPHAVGYAMGMARDRLVDPMLPEAATVAYFGDGASSEGDVHEGMVFAASYNAPVVFFCQNNHWAISVPTEVQSRIPLANRAQGYGFPGVRVDGNDVLAVHAVTRWALEHARSGGGPVLIEAFTYRMSAHTTADDPTKYRLSADEEAWLDRDPLLRMEKYLRSQGLADDAFFEELREEGRTMAVRLRENVQQMEAPGFEDAFADVYAEAHPLIREELDEHRRYEAGFAGADDDANPATTDPASREHNA encoded by the coding sequence ATGGACGTAGGACACTTGCCGGCCAGTGAGTTCGACTCGGCCGGACTCGAGCAATCCCTCATGGGTGCTCCCGAGGAGAACCCTGTCCCGGATATGGTTCAGCTGCTAACCATCGACGGGGAGCTCCTGCAGGACGACACCTACAGCAGCTACGTCCAGGACCTGACCCCCGACGAACTCCGCGGGTTCTACCGGGACATGTTCCTGGTCCGCCGGTTCGACGAAGAGGCCACTGCGCTTCAGCGGCAGGGCGAACTCGTGATGTGGGTTCCGCTCACCGGCCAGGAAGGCGCGCAGATCGGTTCCGGCCGTGCCCTGATGCCTCAGGACTACGTTTTCCCCACCTACCGGGAGCATGGCGTCGCGTACACCCGCGGCCTGGAACTTGCCCACCTGCTTCGGCGCTTCCGCGGCATCTCCCACGGCGGCTGGGATCCCCGGGAGGCAAACTTCCACCTCTACACGCTTGTACTGGCTGCACAGGTGCCGCACGCCGTCGGTTACGCCATGGGAATGGCCCGCGACCGGCTGGTGGATCCCATGCTGCCCGAAGCCGCCACGGTCGCGTACTTCGGCGACGGCGCGAGCTCCGAAGGCGACGTGCACGAGGGCATGGTCTTTGCCGCGTCCTACAACGCACCGGTGGTCTTCTTCTGCCAAAACAACCACTGGGCCATTTCCGTTCCGACCGAAGTCCAGTCGCGGATCCCGCTGGCCAACAGGGCGCAGGGCTACGGCTTCCCCGGGGTCCGGGTGGACGGCAACGACGTCCTGGCCGTCCATGCGGTCACCCGCTGGGCGCTGGAGCACGCCCGCTCGGGCGGAGGTCCTGTCCTCATCGAGGCCTTCACCTACCGGATGAGCGCGCATACGACGGCGGACGACCCCACCAAGTACCGCCTCAGCGCTGATGAGGAAGCCTGGCTGGACCGGGACCCGCTGCTGCGGATGGAAAAGTACCTGCGCAGCCAGGGGCTGGCCGACGACGCGTTCTTCGAAGAGCTCCGCGAGGAAGGCCGCACCATGGCGGTCCGGCTCCGGGAAAACGTCCAGCAGATGGAAGCCCCGGGCTTCGAGGACGCCTTCGCCGATGTGTACGCCGAGGCCCACCCGCTGATCCGCGAGGAACTGGATGAGCACCGCCGGTACGAAGCCGGATTTGCCGGCGCCGACGACGACGCCAACCCCGCCACCACCGACCCCGCCTCCCGGGAGCACAACGCATGA
- a CDS encoding lantibiotic dehydratase C-terminal domain-containing protein encodes MSQLAAVRPASRTQPGTHWWSLSIHTGGFDVADGVIGELVTPLAAQAQVLGAQRWYFTRCSEPAHAHVKLRILANMNTLDRLQSLLVALQEQSSGVIGHLETSQQFSEPATDRLSPGGSEPQDPRVEADLAKYGGVEGLSLAEEVFELSSDLASWATARFPKVQNRWALGSLLLFDAARSMMKGPRASAWPDRRRLSWDYYWDSHLRSCTAGFGPRAAGVRQAMTVQIGAKVMPTHRLMAATAAESAVENWRRRWFRGIDTYLYRADKARLSRSAQHLTVYQAHMLLNRLGLSLREEAAMGLYARTWSPERESVLLDKR; translated from the coding sequence ATGAGCCAGCTAGCTGCAGTTCGACCAGCCTCACGGACGCAACCCGGCACTCATTGGTGGTCACTCTCCATTCATACCGGGGGCTTTGATGTAGCGGACGGCGTCATCGGAGAACTGGTTACCCCGCTGGCGGCTCAGGCCCAGGTCCTTGGAGCGCAGCGCTGGTATTTCACCCGCTGCTCGGAACCGGCCCACGCACACGTAAAGCTCCGCATACTGGCCAATATGAACACCCTCGACCGGCTGCAGTCGTTGCTGGTTGCACTGCAGGAACAGTCCAGCGGCGTCATCGGCCACCTGGAAACAAGCCAACAGTTCAGCGAGCCGGCCACGGACAGGCTCAGCCCCGGGGGCAGCGAGCCGCAGGACCCCCGTGTTGAAGCAGACCTCGCCAAATACGGCGGTGTGGAGGGTCTCTCCCTCGCGGAGGAGGTTTTTGAACTCTCCTCGGATCTGGCCAGCTGGGCCACCGCACGCTTCCCCAAAGTCCAGAACCGCTGGGCACTCGGTTCGCTTCTGCTGTTTGACGCAGCCCGGAGCATGATGAAGGGTCCGCGGGCGTCAGCCTGGCCGGACCGCCGCCGGCTCTCCTGGGACTATTACTGGGACAGCCACCTGCGCAGCTGCACCGCAGGGTTCGGTCCTCGTGCAGCCGGCGTCCGGCAGGCCATGACGGTCCAGATTGGCGCAAAGGTCATGCCGACGCACCGCCTCATGGCAGCGACGGCAGCCGAATCCGCCGTCGAGAACTGGCGCCGCCGCTGGTTCCGCGGAATCGACACGTACCTGTACCGGGCGGACAAGGCCCGGCTGAGCCGAAGCGCCCAGCACTTAACGGTCTACCAGGCCCACATGCTTCTGAACCGCCTTGGCCTGAGCCTGCGCGAAGAAGCGGCCATGGGACTGTACGCACGCACATGGAGTCCGGAACGCGAGTCGGTTCTGCTTGATAAGCGCTGA
- a CDS encoding aminotransferase-like domain-containing protein has product MTREDFSDAVELPVDTMAALERAAGSHRHEVLFSNRAFHIKQSAVRDVFDISIRPGLISLAGGSPYLRSLPLEELGRTAQRIIADHGLEALQYGGGQGMEELRRQACEVMAAEGILDADPADIVITTGSQSAQDVAAKVFCDPGDVILCEDPTYVGALNAFEAYEVDVRTVPMDDAGLVPDALEQRIRELRAEGKTIKLLYTIPSFNNPSGVTLTAERRQAVVEICRRNNILILEDNPYGLLRFDGEPLAPMRAGNPQDVLYLGSFSKIFAPGVRLGWALVPRHLYRRFYLACEAVVLCPSPLTQMLVSAYLREYDWMGHVRSSRSLYAERCSSMLAALEEQMPEGVSWTRPDGGFFIWVTLPEGVDTYPLLYEAIDAGTVFIPGAAFTPGEGPSNKLRLAFSAVSTEDITEGVRRLAPILRAAVDAAKVR; this is encoded by the coding sequence ATGACCCGCGAGGACTTCTCCGATGCCGTAGAACTGCCCGTCGACACCATGGCCGCCCTGGAGCGTGCCGCCGGCTCCCACCGCCACGAGGTGCTGTTCTCCAACCGCGCCTTCCACATCAAGCAGTCGGCCGTGCGCGATGTCTTCGACATTTCCATCCGCCCCGGCCTGATCTCCCTGGCCGGCGGCAGCCCCTACCTGCGCTCCCTCCCCCTGGAAGAGCTGGGCCGGACCGCCCAGCGGATCATTGCCGACCACGGGCTGGAGGCACTGCAGTACGGCGGCGGACAGGGCATGGAAGAACTGCGTAGGCAGGCCTGCGAGGTGATGGCGGCAGAGGGGATTCTCGACGCCGATCCGGCGGACATCGTCATCACCACCGGCTCACAGTCCGCACAGGACGTCGCGGCCAAGGTTTTCTGCGATCCCGGGGACGTTATCCTCTGCGAGGACCCCACCTACGTAGGGGCACTGAATGCCTTCGAAGCCTACGAGGTTGATGTACGCACCGTGCCGATGGACGACGCCGGCCTCGTTCCGGACGCGCTGGAGCAGCGGATCCGCGAGCTGCGGGCCGAGGGGAAGACCATCAAGCTGCTCTACACCATTCCCAGTTTCAACAACCCCAGCGGTGTCACCCTGACCGCCGAGCGCCGGCAGGCCGTAGTGGAGATCTGTCGGCGGAACAACATCCTGATCCTCGAGGACAATCCGTACGGCCTCCTCCGGTTCGACGGCGAACCGCTGGCTCCGATGCGCGCCGGAAACCCCCAGGACGTCCTGTATCTGGGCTCCTTCTCCAAGATTTTCGCTCCCGGGGTCCGGCTCGGCTGGGCTCTGGTCCCCCGCCACCTCTACCGGCGTTTCTACCTCGCCTGCGAGGCCGTTGTCCTCTGCCCCTCCCCCTTGACCCAGATGCTGGTCTCGGCGTACCTGCGGGAATACGACTGGATGGGCCACGTGCGCAGTTCCCGCAGCCTCTACGCCGAGCGCTGCTCCTCGATGCTGGCTGCGCTGGAGGAACAGATGCCCGAGGGTGTTTCGTGGACCCGTCCGGACGGCGGGTTCTTCATCTGGGTGACGCTGCCCGAGGGCGTGGACACCTATCCCCTGCTGTATGAAGCCATCGACGCCGGGACGGTCTTCATTCCCGGCGCGGCCTTCACACCCGGCGAGGGGCCCTCGAACAAGCTGCGCCTGGCCTTCAGCGCAGTTTCCACCGAGGACATTACCGAAGGCGTACGCCGCCTGGCGCCGATCCTGAGGGCCGCCGTCGACGCAGCAAAGGTCCGCTGA
- a CDS encoding WXG100 family type VII secretion target, with product MTEQGAGDRGMYEVRGGAAGLLVQYEDLVRVAGRLESTTGRVRQLEERVTELWLAVGAFGGGSASADRIRSRIMEAGHILRTLAAAVDEIADGVRGSARAYAEVEGRVEARLPPVGPYPVNPWIAPGPYPRAEGFPTRRQAEEGLAYPTSEIAMRSVLGLITAAGLGKLRPVEVTTLPGEPEKLQVEGTAAWVLGRSEVLKRENDPGVIEVIEAVGTDGKPAFVVTLPGTQGVGISEGSENVFDFLGVLEPTVEDSRYVTAGVAEALRRAGAEAGDAVILSGYSQGGDHATHVAGNLAAESDYDVAFLLTAGSPTGATDLPPGVPALHLEHVQDWVSAIDGRQNPDTPDRVTMTLTNPVATPEGEDAGLGPAHRLDNYREGAARADASDDASLKASLESLGAAIAAGSVATRHLYRLSREKLPERPERQQRPVRVVQPGPVREQEDDYRPPVGAGR from the coding sequence ATGACGGAGCAGGGGGCCGGAGACCGGGGGATGTACGAGGTGAGGGGAGGGGCCGCCGGGCTCCTGGTCCAGTACGAGGACCTGGTCCGGGTCGCGGGCAGGCTGGAATCGACAACGGGCCGTGTGCGGCAACTCGAGGAGAGGGTGACGGAGCTTTGGCTGGCCGTTGGTGCGTTCGGCGGCGGTTCGGCGTCGGCTGACCGGATCAGGTCGCGGATCATGGAAGCGGGGCACATCCTCAGGACGTTGGCTGCCGCCGTCGATGAAATTGCGGACGGGGTGCGCGGGAGCGCCCGAGCCTACGCGGAAGTCGAAGGGCGCGTTGAGGCACGGCTTCCTCCCGTTGGCCCCTATCCCGTGAATCCTTGGATTGCACCCGGACCGTACCCCCGGGCAGAAGGATTTCCTACTCGCCGCCAGGCCGAAGAGGGCCTTGCCTATCCGACCTCCGAGATAGCAATGCGCTCCGTACTGGGCCTGATAACCGCGGCGGGTTTGGGCAAGCTGCGCCCGGTAGAGGTAACGACCCTTCCCGGAGAGCCGGAAAAGCTTCAGGTGGAAGGAACCGCCGCCTGGGTCCTCGGACGGTCGGAAGTGTTGAAGCGGGAAAACGACCCGGGAGTAATTGAAGTGATCGAGGCTGTGGGGACAGACGGAAAGCCGGCGTTCGTTGTCACGCTCCCGGGGACCCAGGGTGTCGGCATTTCGGAGGGAAGCGAGAACGTGTTCGATTTCCTGGGTGTTCTGGAACCCACCGTCGAAGACAGCCGATATGTCACAGCAGGAGTGGCGGAGGCGCTGCGGCGGGCCGGGGCCGAAGCGGGGGATGCGGTCATTCTGTCCGGCTACAGCCAGGGCGGGGACCACGCCACTCATGTAGCCGGGAATCTGGCGGCCGAAAGTGACTACGACGTGGCGTTCCTGCTGACGGCCGGCAGCCCGACCGGCGCTACCGATCTCCCTCCCGGAGTGCCGGCACTGCACCTGGAGCATGTGCAGGACTGGGTATCCGCAATCGACGGAAGACAGAACCCCGATACGCCGGACCGGGTCACCATGACACTGACCAACCCCGTGGCCACACCCGAGGGCGAGGACGCCGGTCTGGGGCCCGCGCACCGGCTGGACAATTACCGGGAGGGTGCCGCACGCGCAGATGCCAGCGACGACGCCTCCCTGAAGGCCTCCTTGGAATCATTGGGCGCAGCTATTGCGGCCGGAAGCGTGGCCACGAGGCACCTCTACCGCCTCTCCCGGGAGAAACTGCCGGAGCGCCCGGAGCGGCAGCAGCGTCCTGTGCGGGTTGTACAGCCGGGGCCGGTGCGGGAACAAGAGGATGACTACCGCCCGCCCGTGGGGGCTGGAAGGTAA
- a CDS encoding dihydrolipoamide acetyltransferase family protein encodes MTEKTFRLPDVGEGLTEADIVQWKVSPGDTVAVNDVIVEIETAKSLVELPSPYAGTVSSLMVAEGETVDVGTPIISVTVDSGAGSTTPTTPETTTEAAAPEAVPAAPQAPAPAAEAAAPAAEAPRASLTGTGPKPDAVRRRPRRPSASGTPTPDAPTEAMPVPAADPAPAPAAPAAPKAHIPAPSETATPSGTAAVQDRVNRLIQRVLAKPPVRKAAKDLGINLADVTATGASGEVTKQDLISYQAQREAERESAGEFWSPGPGADDSRIERIPVKGVRRATAKAMVESAFSAPHVSIFVDVDASRTMEFVRRLKASKDFEGIRVSPLLILAKAVIWAAARNPSVNATWAGDEILVKHFMNLGIAAATPRGLMVPNIKEAQELSLKELAIALNTLAATAREGRTPPADMRGGTLTVTNIGSLGIDTGTPIINPGEVAIVAFGTIKQKPWVVDGEVVPRWITTLGGSFDHRVVDGDLSARFMADVAAILEEPALLLG; translated from the coding sequence ATGACTGAAAAGACATTCCGCCTGCCGGACGTGGGTGAAGGCCTGACCGAAGCCGATATCGTGCAGTGGAAGGTCTCCCCGGGGGACACGGTTGCCGTCAACGACGTGATTGTGGAGATCGAAACCGCCAAGTCCCTGGTGGAGCTGCCCTCACCGTACGCCGGCACGGTTTCTTCCCTCATGGTTGCGGAAGGCGAAACGGTCGACGTCGGCACGCCCATCATCAGCGTGACGGTCGACAGCGGTGCCGGATCCACGACGCCGACGACGCCGGAAACAACTACCGAAGCAGCCGCACCGGAAGCCGTTCCGGCGGCACCGCAGGCACCCGCCCCTGCAGCCGAGGCCGCCGCGCCTGCGGCAGAAGCTCCGCGTGCCTCCCTGACGGGTACCGGCCCGAAGCCCGACGCGGTGCGCCGGCGCCCCCGCCGACCCTCGGCTTCCGGTACGCCTACGCCCGATGCTCCGACGGAGGCCATGCCGGTTCCGGCAGCGGATCCAGCCCCCGCCCCCGCTGCTCCGGCAGCACCCAAGGCCCATATCCCCGCCCCGTCCGAAACAGCCACGCCGTCCGGCACCGCAGCAGTCCAGGACCGGGTCAACCGGCTGATCCAGCGCGTGCTGGCCAAGCCGCCGGTTCGCAAGGCCGCAAAGGACCTGGGCATCAATCTGGCGGACGTCACCGCCACGGGCGCCAGCGGTGAGGTCACCAAACAGGACCTGATCAGTTATCAGGCCCAGCGTGAGGCAGAGCGGGAGTCGGCCGGCGAGTTCTGGTCACCGGGTCCCGGCGCGGATGACTCACGGATTGAACGCATTCCTGTCAAGGGAGTACGGCGTGCCACGGCAAAGGCAATGGTGGAAAGCGCGTTCAGCGCACCCCATGTCAGCATCTTCGTGGACGTGGATGCGTCCCGGACCATGGAGTTCGTTCGGCGGTTGAAGGCGTCGAAGGACTTTGAGGGCATCCGGGTCTCGCCGCTGCTGATCCTGGCGAAAGCCGTCATCTGGGCTGCCGCACGCAACCCGTCCGTGAACGCCACCTGGGCGGGCGACGAGATCCTGGTCAAGCACTTCATGAACCTCGGTATTGCAGCAGCCACGCCGCGCGGGCTGATGGTGCCCAATATCAAGGAGGCGCAGGAGCTTTCATTGAAGGAACTCGCGATTGCGCTCAACACCCTTGCGGCAACGGCCCGGGAAGGCAGGACACCGCCGGCCGACATGCGGGGCGGCACCCTGACCGTCACCAACATCGGGTCCCTCGGCATCGATACGGGCACCCCGATCATCAACCCGGGGGAAGTGGCCATTGTGGCGTTCGGAACCATCAAGCAGAAGCCCTGGGTGGTCGATGGTGAGGTGGTGCCGCGCTGGATCACCACCCTGGGCGGCTCCTTCGACCACCGCGTGGTCGACGGCGACCTCTCGGCCCGCTTTATGGCCGACGTTGCCGCAATCCTGGAAGAACCCGCACTGCTGCTGGGCTAA
- a CDS encoding histidinol-phosphate transaminase, with product MTTTENDTDAAEIPVPGITPRPVIGKLPQYTAGKPPVAVEGLQSYKLSSNENPYPPLPAVLEAISTAATVNRYPDPLSTALRNELSAFLDVPAEDIVTGGGSLGALNQLLATFAGQNPDGTADEVIYPWRSFEAYPISVGLAGAESVQVPLNADGTHNLDAMAEAVTERTKVILLCTPNNPTGPVLTTAQVEDFLRRVPSNVIVVIDEAYEDFVRDDDAVNGIDMYRSHPNVVVLRTFSKGAGLAGLRVGYSVSHAPITQHLRVAAVPFAVSTIAEQAAVASLRHHDQVVERIQGLVAERTRVVEGLKALGWSIPSAQGNFVWLDLGGNTPEFAALAEQQALAVRAFGNEGVRVTIGEEDANTRFLALCATYTKGPRVS from the coding sequence ATGACCACTACCGAGAATGACACCGACGCAGCTGAAATTCCCGTACCCGGCATCACCCCACGGCCCGTTATCGGGAAGCTGCCGCAATACACGGCAGGCAAGCCGCCGGTGGCTGTTGAAGGACTCCAGAGCTACAAGCTGTCCTCCAACGAGAACCCGTACCCGCCGCTCCCCGCCGTGCTGGAAGCGATAAGCACCGCCGCAACCGTGAACCGCTATCCCGACCCGCTCTCTACGGCGCTGCGCAACGAGCTCTCCGCGTTCCTGGACGTTCCCGCAGAAGACATCGTGACGGGCGGCGGCAGCCTGGGAGCGCTGAACCAGCTGCTCGCCACCTTTGCCGGACAAAACCCGGACGGCACGGCAGACGAGGTCATCTACCCATGGCGCTCCTTTGAGGCGTACCCCATCAGCGTGGGCCTGGCCGGTGCTGAAAGCGTCCAGGTGCCGCTGAACGCCGACGGCACCCACAACCTGGACGCCATGGCCGAAGCCGTCACCGAGCGGACCAAGGTGATTCTGCTGTGCACCCCCAACAACCCGACCGGCCCGGTACTGACCACGGCCCAGGTGGAGGATTTCCTCCGCCGGGTTCCGTCCAACGTGATCGTGGTGATCGACGAAGCGTACGAGGACTTCGTGCGGGACGACGACGCGGTCAACGGCATCGATATGTACCGCAGCCACCCCAACGTGGTGGTGCTGCGGACGTTTTCCAAGGGTGCAGGATTGGCCGGACTGCGCGTGGGCTACTCCGTGTCGCACGCTCCCATCACCCAGCATCTCCGCGTAGCAGCCGTGCCGTTCGCCGTGTCCACGATTGCCGAACAGGCTGCCGTAGCCTCCCTGCGGCACCACGACCAAGTTGTGGAAAGAATACAAGGACTGGTTGCTGAACGGACCCGCGTGGTGGAAGGGCTGAAGGCCCTGGGCTGGTCCATTCCGTCGGCACAGGGCAACTTTGTCTGGCTGGACCTGGGCGGGAATACCCCCGAATTTGCAGCTCTGGCGGAGCAGCAGGCCCTGGCTGTGCGGGCCTTCGGCAATGAGGGTGTGAGAGTGACCATTGGCGAAGAAGACGCAAACACGCGGTTCCTCGCCTTATGTGCGACCTATACAAAAGGCCCGCGCGTTTCCTAG
- a CDS encoding phage holin family protein — MLSLLLRIVLNAVALWVAGWLLPGLTVSAPAGSISGDPAIDTVLAYLFVGLIFGVVNALVRPIAQGLTLPLAILTLGLFRVVINAAMLELTAWLSSYTPIRFEVDSFFWTAIAGAVVISVVSLVLDTVTGSRRRERNRS; from the coding sequence ATGCTCTCTCTGTTGCTGCGGATTGTCCTGAACGCCGTTGCCCTCTGGGTGGCCGGGTGGCTTTTGCCAGGCCTGACGGTGAGTGCGCCCGCGGGGAGCATAAGCGGGGATCCGGCGATCGACACGGTGCTTGCGTATCTGTTTGTCGGCCTGATTTTCGGCGTGGTCAACGCTCTCGTCCGCCCTATAGCCCAGGGACTGACGCTGCCGTTGGCCATTCTGACGCTGGGGTTGTTCCGAGTGGTCATCAATGCCGCCATGCTTGAGCTCACCGCATGGCTCAGCAGCTACACCCCCATCCGGTTCGAGGTTGATTCCTTCTTCTGGACCGCCATTGCCGGTGCAGTTGTCATCAGCGTTGTGTCGCTGGTGTTGGATACGGTGACCGGGAGCCGCCGGCGGGAGCGGAACCGGAGCTAG